Proteins encoded by one window of Winogradskyella sp. PG-2:
- a CDS encoding CPBP family intramembrane glutamic endopeptidase, with the protein MKNRLTKYLTEFSNTKLTRPVSDRIRLIEISAVTLTAIGKFLFVDYLNMRLPFVLITIFGWSSYVWYRYKKDSLVLKDWGFRLDNFKSVLKLVLPFAIISILSFFLIGYFQGTLNMTWHILPLLITYPIWGSVQQFLTIGLVAGNLNSLKSLKLKKGVIICSTAILFSVVHYPSSWLMLGTFILALFYGYVYLKIKNIYVLGVCHGWLGALFYYTVVNQDPFADVFMKYL; encoded by the coding sequence ATGAAAAATAGATTAACAAAATACCTCACGGAGTTTTCCAATACAAAACTTACACGACCTGTTTCTGATAGAATAAGACTTATTGAAATTAGTGCAGTCACTCTAACAGCTATAGGAAAATTTCTATTTGTAGATTATCTAAATATGAGATTACCTTTTGTGCTAATTACAATTTTTGGTTGGTCTAGTTACGTTTGGTATCGTTATAAAAAGGATAGTTTAGTACTTAAGGATTGGGGTTTTAGATTAGATAATTTTAAATCGGTTTTAAAACTTGTTTTGCCATTTGCAATCATTTCGATTCTATCTTTTTTTCTCATCGGCTATTTTCAAGGTACTTTAAATATGACTTGGCACATTTTGCCACTATTAATTACCTATCCAATTTGGGGCAGCGTGCAACAATTTTTAACTATTGGTTTGGTTGCAGGTAATCTCAATAGTTTAAAGAGTCTAAAACTTAAAAAGGGAGTAATTATATGTTCTACTGCTATTCTGTTTTCAGTTGTTCATTATCCTTCAAGTTGGTTAATGTTAGGTACATTTATTCTAGCTTTATTTTATGGGTATGTGTATTTAAAGATTAAGAATATTTATGTGTTAGGGGTTTGTCACGGCTGGTTAGGTGCATTGTTTTATTACACTGTTGTAAATCAAGACCCTTTTGCTGATGTATTTATGAAATATTTGTAA